One Pseudomonas syringae CC1557 genomic window, GAGTGAATCCTCTTTGGCATCCCTGTTCGCGATGGCGACGAGACACTCTGTTGTTGTTTTGCAAGAGTAATAGCAACGAAGCTATGCTCTGTGAATTGAAATATTCAGCGGGTCTCGTTCGGAAAAACAAAATGAAGAACTCCATTCAACACATCCGCGCCTTCTTGTCGGTGGCTCAGACGGGAAGCTTTTCCAAAGCGGCAGCTGCCCTGAACTTGTCGCCTTCGGCACTGACTGTACAAATCCAGCAGCTGGAGGACTGGCTCGGTGTCGCATTGCTGGAGCGCAGCCCGCGTCACGTGTGCTTGACCGGTGCCGGCCAAAATGCACTTTTACCCATGGAGAAGCTGCTGCTGGATCTGGACAATATTGTTAACGCTGCCCGAGACATCGCCGCCTCACGTCGCGGCGTAATCACCATCGCTGCGTTGCCATCGCTGTGTGCTGGAGTGCTGCCCGGCGTGCTGAAGAAATTTCGCGAGCGGTTTCCCGGAGTCGAGGTACGGTTGCGAGATGTCGTCGCGCAGCGGATCGATTCGCTCGTGATGGAGCGCGAGGTGGATTTTGGATTGGGAGTACAGGCACGGCCCACTCATGGACTGAAGTTCCAAGCCATATTGGAGGATCGGCTATGCCTGTTCACGCCTAAAGGTCACCCGCTCGCGATGCGTCAAGCAGTGAAGCTAAGCGAGCTCACCGATTTTCCAATGGTCCTGACAGGCAGGGACAGCAGCGTGCGCGATCTGGTCGAGCGCCTTTTTGCCGACGAGTGTTTGCCTTTGTCAGCAGGCCTGGAAGCCAATTACATGTCGACCGTGCTGGCGTTGGTCAGGCAGGGGCAGGGTATTACTCTCCTTCCCGAGTCGGCTGACGATGGGCGGGGAGACCTGAACAAGATAGCAGTCGATCATCCAGGTGTTTTGCGTCAAATCGGGCTTATAACCCGCGCGGAGCAAACAATGGCTCCGCCCACCCTTGAGTTCATCCACTTGCTGGAGGATCTGCAGACTGCCCACGGATTGTGATTGGTTTGTAGAGTTTTCTTTCGGTTTGAAGTGACTCAGCTTCGTATGACCTTAAAAAGCCCAAAGCCCTAAGTCATGAGGGCTCCAGGGCATTTTTTGCCAGACATGGCATGGAGGTCAATCAAAGCGGCCAGGCTTAAGATGACTCTTTTCGAGGGAATGATCACCTCTGCTCAAGGCCCTGCACGCACACCTTTCTCCTGTGCTTCCTTTACAAGCCGCTCACGATCTTCGGGAAGCAGCATCCGCGCTTCAACCAGCGAGTCTGCAGCTTTACTCACAGCAGATACATAAGCCTCCTTCGTGGGGTAGCGTTCCTCCAGGGAAAGGCGAGGATCTCCGGCCACGATTCGCTCTTTCTTCGTCGCGGCAAACGGGAGGAAGCTGCCTTGGAAGTTACAAAAGCCGCCATCAAAAAACTCGGGCCGAAAGGTGTTCCAACCCGTGTAAGTCCCGATGGGAGCACCCAGATACACATCCCGAACGCCACCAATATCAATTCCGTCTGCATCCACCTGAGGTACCAGGAGGCCGTAGCTACCAGTCCCCGATTTCGGCGGCTCGTTTGTAAGAATGCCAGAGCTGTCTTCGGGACGGAAATCAGGACCAAAATCAAGCACCTGTAGACTATTCACAGCACCGGTGTAGCGGAGCGCGGGGCGCGAAACACCAGCATAATTGGTCGCGGGGATGAGCGGGAAACTCACCCTGTCCGCCGGCACGAGGGTGCCGTCCGCCACAGAAGGCTTTATCGAAGCTGGGGGCGTTGTCTCATCACGAACCCAGTCAACGAGATTGATGAACGCTGCGCGCATTGTCCAGGTGTGTGGATTTGGATTTGATTGAACCTGGCAAAGCCCAAAGGGTGGGTTAGCCGGGAGTGGCAAAGACGGCGGTGCATGCTGCGTACTTGCCATAATAAAAGTGCGGACGTTTTCCGGTTCAGGTGCATCGCGCAAGCCGAGTGGATCGGTAAGGCCAAGCGACTGGCGTCCTTCCCAAAGCTCGAGGGCCGTTGCCATGTGG contains:
- a CDS encoding LysR family transcriptional regulator; this encodes MKNSIQHIRAFLSVAQTGSFSKAAAALNLSPSALTVQIQQLEDWLGVALLERSPRHVCLTGAGQNALLPMEKLLLDLDNIVNAARDIAASRRGVITIAALPSLCAGVLPGVLKKFRERFPGVEVRLRDVVAQRIDSLVMEREVDFGLGVQARPTHGLKFQAILEDRLCLFTPKGHPLAMRQAVKLSELTDFPMVLTGRDSSVRDLVERLFADECLPLSAGLEANYMSTVLALVRQGQGITLLPESADDGRGDLNKIAVDHPGVLRQIGLITRAEQTMAPPTLEFIHLLEDLQTAHGL